A single Deltaproteobacteria bacterium DNA region contains:
- a CDS encoding CYTH domain-containing protein produces the protein MALEIERKFLVSGDAWRKGAIGVRCRQGYLQTDPRRIVRVRVMGSDAFITVKAGLSSLSRLEFEYPMPVGDAETIINDLCREAVVEKTRYHVSYGGRIWEIDEFEGENRGLIVAEVELDDERQHVALPDWVGEEVSGDPRYYNFNLAIAPFTKWKKKV, from the coding sequence ATGGCTCTTGAAATTGAAAGAAAATTTCTGGTCTCCGGTGATGCCTGGCGGAAGGGTGCCATCGGCGTCCGGTGCCGCCAGGGATATCTCCAGACGGACCCGCGGCGGATCGTCCGGGTCCGTGTCATGGGTTCCGATGCCTTCATAACCGTCAAGGCCGGGCTCAGCAGTCTTTCCCGGCTCGAATTCGAATATCCCATGCCTGTCGGTGACGCCGAGACGATTATCAACGATCTCTGCCGGGAAGCGGTCGTGGAGAAGACCAGGTATCATGTTTCATATGGCGGCCGCATCTGGGAGATCGACGAGTTCGAGGGAGAGAACCGGGGGCTCATCGTGGCGGAGGTGGAGCTCGACGACGAAAGACAGCACGTGGCTCTGCCCGATTGGGTGGGGGAAGAGGTGTCGGGAGACCCCCGCTATTACAATTTCAACCTTGCAATTGCGCCTTTTACAAAGTGGAAAAAAAAGGTATAA
- the radC gene encoding DNA repair protein RadC, with protein MKKRLAAMPSHERPREKLRYKGAAALSDVELMAVLLGRGTQGHDVMTVAERVVREVDSAAGGRLIEALEGIGGMGPARAAMIEAALEFARRRIRPEGYRISFPPDVLPLVRHYGDRKQECFVCLSLNGAHEVIASRVVSVGLVNRTQVHPREVFADPITDRASAIIVAHNHPSGNLTPSDEDRAVTKQLQAAGETLGIPVLDHVIFDHRGYYSFLEKGDM; from the coding sequence ATGAAAAAACGGTTAGCCGCCATGCCGAGCCATGAGCGGCCGAGGGAGAAATTGCGTTACAAGGGGGCGGCCGCGCTCTCCGATGTGGAGCTCATGGCGGTCCTGCTGGGGAGGGGAACGCAGGGACATGACGTCATGACCGTGGCGGAGCGGGTCGTCCGTGAGGTCGATTCGGCAGCCGGGGGCCGGTTGATCGAGGCCCTCGAAGGGATCGGGGGAATGGGACCCGCCAGGGCGGCAATGATAGAGGCCGCACTGGAGTTCGCCCGGCGGCGTATCCGCCCCGAGGGATACCGGATATCCTTTCCACCCGATGTGCTTCCCCTGGTGCGGCATTACGGTGACCGAAAACAGGAGTGTTTCGTCTGCCTTTCCCTGAACGGCGCCCATGAGGTGATCGCGAGCAGGGTGGTGTCGGTAGGTCTGGTGAACAGGACCCAGGTCCATCCCCGCGAGGTCTTCGCCGATCCCATCACGGACCGGGCCTCGGCGATCATCGTGGCCCACAACCATCCCTCGGGCAACCTCACTCCCAGCGACGAGGACCGGGCGGTGACGAAACAGCTTCAGGCGGCCGGGGAGACCCTGGGGATCCCCGTCCTGGATCATGTCATTTTCGATCACCGGGGATACTACAGTTTTCTTGAAAAGGGCGATATGTGA